The sequence TGAACAGGGTAGCTCACTTTTACCCATTACTATCTTGATAGGTGATCTGTTTAACTCTTCCAGTTCCAGCACTGTGGAGTTCCAGGATCTTCATACTCAAGGTTTTCTCACCTCCTTTCTCCATCCCAGGTGCTAGTATATGAGTTATTGCTGGGAAAAGGCTTTAGAGGGCGTGGGGGCCGATGGAAACCTCTGCTGGAGCGGCACCAGGCCAGGCTGAAGGCTGAGTTGGCGCGGCTCAAGGTTCGTCAAGGTGTGAGCCGGAATGAGGACCTGTTGGACGTGGGATCCAAGCCTGGCTCAGGTAAGCTTGGAGGTGTTGTGGAGATGGGGGATAGCCATCAGGCCCTCAGGAGTGGGCCAGGTTCCTGCTCACTCACTGCTGATTGCTTCCTAGCCTCCCAGGTGCCTCGATTTGTGCGAGTGAACACTCTGAAGACCTGCGCTGAAGATGCCATTGATTATTTTAAGAGACAAGGTTTCTCCTACCAGGGTCGGGCTTCCGGGTGAGTTTAGAACCCTGCCTGAGCatggaatgggcttcccaggtggctcagtggttaagaatcagcctaccaatgcaggggatccaggTTAGAtctttggatcaggaagatctcctggaggaggaaatggcaaaccactccagtattcttgcctggaaaaccccttggacagagcagcttagcaggctgcagtcaatgggagtcacagagagtcagacgcgactgagcatggAACGTTGTATTAAATAGAAGTGACTAGAATATGTGTCCTTGTCTTGTGcctgattttagaggaagaaCTTTTGGCCTTTCCCCATTGAGTGTGATGTGAGCTGTGGGTCTGTCATATGCAGACTTTATTATGTTGCTATATGTTCCTTCAGTACCAAGTttgatgagaatttttatcatgggtggatgctgaattttttcaaatggcttttctgcatctgttgagatggtcATGTGATTTGTGATTTTTGTCCTGTTTGCGGTATATCACATGTCGATTACTTTGTGGATATGGAACCACCCTTGCATCCCTGAACTTGGCATCTTGTGCTTTCCTTGTTTTAACAGATGTCACTATTGCGCACCCATCTGGTCAGAGTAGAAACGGAGTTATCGTGCATGCTTCCCTGCTGTCTGTCCGGTCATTTACTGCTCTGCCTTTGGTGTCTCTCTTCTCTGGACACGGCCTGGGTTTAAGCAGCATATCCTGCCGTGACTGGCACGAGAGCCCTCAGCCAGCCTCCCCACGTCCAGACTTTCTTGTCACGCTCGTCCTCTTTGTGTTGGCTGCAGAAAGTTCTGGACGCAGATCTGACGCTTTACTCCCTCACTAGAAACCCTTGGCCCTGGGCTGGGCTGTGCCTCCCTGCCCCCTTTCCAGGCCTGCCTGCTGTGCACCTGTGTTCCCACGGTGGTTGCTGCTCAGTAgccggcccccccaccccccgccccgcccctgcactcTCCTGCCTCCTGTTCTGTCCTCCCACAGCTCTGGGAAGTGGCCTCCTCTCCGTCGCCCTCCTCTCCCTCCGTCGCTCTCATCTGTTGTAGATGTCTCCCTGTCGGCCTTCAGCGTGTCGCTTAGAGACCAGGGTGGTGGAGGATGGCTGTATGTAGGTTTGGATACCAGCTCTGCTacttgttgggcttccctagtggctcagacggtaaagaatgtgcctgcaatgtgggaggcctgggtttggtccctgagttgggaagatcccctggagaagggaatggcttcccactccagtattcttgcctggagaattccatggacagaggaccctggtgggctacagtccacggggtctcagagtcagacgtgactgagcaactcactctTTCTTTCTGCTACTTGTTAGCTTTCTCATCTGAGTTGTTATTCTCTagttattttcatgttttctacATGGAGCAAGTGAATGGACAGTGCTTCTCCATAGTTTAGAGAACAAAGTTTTCCCCTCAGCTCCTCAGGGTACTAATTCATCCATCAGGAATCGACTCAGTACTCACCTCTCTgtaccaggcccctctccccagGGTTATGTTCTGATAGTACTGGCTGTTGCGATCCTAATGTGTGCGAAATCTTTTCTTACGAGGTTTGCATGCCATTTAATACCCACCTACCGTTTTCCAGAAGTACAGAGGCTGAGGTGCCCATGCCTCCACCTCTGGGATCCTCTGgacacagagtcagacctgaGAACCCCATTCTCTTAACTGCTGCCTCTGTCTTATCAGCCTGTTAATATACTTAGCAGTTTTAAGCATTTGTCACATCAGTAAGCAGTCAGGTGACGTGTGACGTGCCTGGCTGGTACCTGGCATTGAAGGATGCATAAAATGTGGAATAAGCAGTTCGTATTCCCTGGCAGCCTTGACGACATCAGGGCCCTCAAAGGGAAGTGTTTTCTCCTGGATCCCTTGCTGCCAGAGTTGCTTGTGTTTCCTGCCCAAACAGATCTGCACGACCATCCACTGTACCAAGCTGGTCACCTCATCCTGCAAGACAAGGTAGGGAGGATGGGTGGAAAGATGGGGAAGCAGGTGGGGAGTGGTCAGCCTGGGGCCTCCGTTCACCCAGCCCCCGTGCGCTGCGCCGCCAGGCAAGCTGTCTCCCCGCCATGCTGCTGGCTCCGCCCCCGGGGTCCCACGTCATCGATGCATGCGCTGCCCCAGGCAATAAGACCAGTCACCTGGCTGCTCTTCTCAAGAACCAAGGGTAAGTGCCATGGTCAGACAGGAGCGGGGTGGGATCTGATCCTGTACTTTGTAGGAAGAGATAAGGAACACTTATTCCAGGAAGTCCCGCAGGCTGAAAGGAGGCCTTGCCTTTCAGTGTTCCCTTCAGGACCTAGGGCAGTTCCCTAAGCTTCCCAGTGGGCGGCAGGTATGAGCTGTGAGTCCCTGAGCCCTCAGAGCACAGAGCCCAGGCCAGCTATTTCTGACCACTGAgcttttaaatttagaatttaaagacatttaaatagTGTGTCTTGACTTCAAGTATGTGTTACTGTGTCAGAGCTGTGGGCTTTTACACGCTCCgttaagttctcagttcacttcaACTCTGTCCCCCTCCCTAGGAAGATCTTCGCCTTTGACCAGGATGCCAAGCGACTGGCGTCTATGGCTACCCTGCTGGCCCGGGCCGGGGTCTCCTGCTGCGAGCTGGCTGAGCAGGACTTCCTGGCGGTCTCGCCCTCAGACCAGCGTTATTGTCAGGTCCAGTACATCTTGCTGGATCCCTCCTGTAGTGGCTCTGGTGAGATGGCAGGGAGCACGGCCCAGGGCCCCACGGACCCAGAGCAACCTTGGGGCCTGAGGGGTGGTCGGGTCCTGGCCTGAGGTTTGGTTCCTGTGACGCTTAACAGACGTGCTCTCCTGGAAGCGGAATCTGCTCTTCCGGGCTGGCTGTGCTGAAAGCACTCTTCCCTAGGGATGCCCAGCAGGCAGCTGGAGGAGCCCAAGTCTGGCACGCTGAGCCCGGAGCGCCTGCGAGCACTGGCCGCCTTCCAGCAGCGGGCACTGAGCCACGCGCTCACGTTCCCCGCCCTGCGACGCCTCGTCTACTCCACGTGCTCCGTCTGCCAGGAAGAGAATGAAGACGTGGTGCGAGCCGCCTTGCAGCAGAGCCCAGGGGCCTTCAGGTAGTGGGTGTCCaccagggcctgggggagggggccgcCTCTGACCTAGAAGCCCATCCCACTTCCTGCCTGCAGGCTGGCTCCCGTCCTCCCCTCCTGGCCGCACCGAGGCCTCCGCGCCTTTCCAGGCGCTGAACACTGCCTCCGGGCCTCCCCTGAGACCACGCTCACCGGTGGCTTCTTCATCGCGGTGCTTGAACGGGTAGAGGAGCCGAGGTGAGTGACCGGGGGGCCTCCTGGAAGATGCTGGAGGACTGGGGCACATCTCACTCCCTTTACTTTTCTTCTAGCTCCGGCTCACAAGCCAAAGCAGCAGCCTCAGAGCTgacgcccagcccagccccaaagGGGAAGAAGAGGCGGCGGAAAGCGGCGGCTGCCCCTGGCACGTAGCAGGCACAGAGCATGGACTCCTCTCAGGCCCCAGATGGCAGTCTGGTCAGGGCTGGAGGAAGAAGACCGGGAACCCCGTTCCTCCAGCTGGAGAGAGATAGGACACTCCTCTGCTTTGGGTCCCCTTCCCTGGGCTGTGCTTTTGTGGGTGACGCACTGCTGCTCACAAAAATAAAACGCGGGACATGGTCTACGATAGATCAcagttttttttattcttaatgaCATAAGCAAGGAGAAAAATCTCACATTCATACTAAAAATTCCAACTAGACTCACAGGAATTCAGTCTTCGTTTATAATGGAAAGTCCCAGCCTCCCGTCCCTGTCCAGTGCACGTGTGTGTCCACACCCACATTTACGCGCTCACACTCGGGGCGGGGGGCTCCTGGACCAGCTGTCCTGCCTGTGGAGCTGAGGTAATCGAGCCGAGGGTCTACCTTCCGTGAGGTATAGGCAGCAGCCTGATTTCTAGACCCGTGCCCACCCCTTCCCATCCGAGCAGGTACTCGGGACTCAGGCCCCCCGCAGCTCCACACGCAACAGAGCT is a genomic window of Bubalus kerabau isolate K-KA32 ecotype Philippines breed swamp buffalo chromosome 23, PCC_UOA_SB_1v2, whole genome shotgun sequence containing:
- the NSUN5 gene encoding 28S rRNA (cytosine-C(5))-methyltransferase codes for the protein MAVYSAAAAVLAGVESRQGSLKGLVYASNFQNVKQLYALVCETQRYSAVLDSVIANAGLLRAEKKLRPHLAKVLVYELLLGKGFRGRGGRWKPLLERHQARLKAELARLKVRQGVSRNEDLLDVGSKPGSASQVPRFVRVNTLKTCAEDAIDYFKRQGFSYQGRASGLDDIRALKGKCFLLDPLLPELLVFPAQTDLHDHPLYQAGHLILQDKASCLPAMLLAPPPGSHVIDACAAPGNKTSHLAALLKNQGKIFAFDQDAKRLASMATLLARAGVSCCELAEQDFLAVSPSDQRYCQVQYILLDPSCSGSGMPSRQLEEPKSGTLSPERLRALAAFQQRALSHALTFPALRRLVYSTCSVCQEENEDVVRAALQQSPGAFRLAPVLPSWPHRGLRAFPGAEHCLRASPETTLTGGFFIAVLERVEEPSSGSQAKAAASELTPSPAPKGKKRRRKAAAAPGT